caggtacactcAACACTTCCTTTAgtcaaccctgctactatagacaaggttgctaaacttatttctaatgcccacctaaccacctgtcccctggacccttttccctctcaaatactgcagtcaccctctggctctatcctacagtctctaactcacatcttcattCTAAAACATGTactagtcactcccatacttaaaaaaagccttccttggaccccacgaatcttaacaacctacactcCATCTCCTTGCTACCCTTTTCCTCCAAGCTTCTTGAACACCTGGTCTACAACCACCTCATTAGGAAAAGCCTTCTTGACCCCTTTCAGTCTGGAATTCGCCCTCAGCAAAaaacaatggacactattctgtactcctacttctggacctttttcCTTTTATACGGTTGACCACCCATTCTCCTTAAAAAACGTTACTCCTTTGGTCTTCGTGACTGTGCTCTTTATTGACATTAATAGTGTAGAAAGTGCTGCGCTGCTCCTATAAAGTGCTAataacttttatgtgctaaaaaaaacagtaataaaatggTTCAATAAAAAGTGAATTAATAATCATAAATACTCCATAATAAATCCaactaaaattcatccaaattcaATACACAGTTATTAGTGGTGGTTTCAGTCCTTAATATCCACAATAGAGTCCAAAAGAATCTCTGAAGTCTCTCCACGTGCTCCACTTGTAATCTTACGCGTTCCCtccactgagagagagagagagagacccccttcTTTAGGATGGATACCTTCCATCCACAGGGGCCCCTGTGTATGGCTCCTTAATCCGCACTCTCAGAATTCATGTGGCCATTCTGCATAGCTCTCAACAGGGGAAGTGAAAATTCAAAGCACCCATACTGTAGTATACTGTAGTATATTGTAAAATTGGcatccatttatttaaaaaatatatacacacatttaataGATAAAAACCACGCTTTGTAATCaatcaaaagtggaacttcaggggaccctgaagaagtcacgtgtgtgtgacgaaatgcgtaggacgAGAAGAGAAGCTGACACAAACTGGAAGTGACTCAGTAGGAAGTTCAGGAGTTTCAGTTTCACTTTTGATTGATTACAAAGCGTGAGCCTATGTGGACAGAAGGAGAGACTTGTATCCATTCTAAGAAGGGgttgtacagtgtgtgtacaggCATTATTAATACATACTTGATTGAACATACATTATTAATACATACTTTGTGCCTTTATTTGTGAATGCAAGGTGGAGGGAAACGCACAAAATTACAAGCACATGGAGAGACTTCAGAGATTCTATAGGACTCTATTGTGGATATTAGGGACTGAAGCCACCACTAATCACTTTGTATTGAATTTGGATGAATTTAGTTGAATTTTTTTATGAAGTATTTATGATTATTATTCACTTTTTACTGAACCATTCTAttactgttatacatgctgtatatGAATTCATATTAACTTATTTGTGCTCTTCGTTGGCTCCCATCCTACCAAACCCACTGCACCttgtgtcacttacaattctacttcttcctatcctcttcctttctctgttggggtcccccaagggtctgttcttggacctctcctattctcaatctacacccccTTCCCGGGTCAGCTGATAGCCACCCATGGCTTTAAATgtaatttctatgctgacgacacccaaatctatctctcttccCCTCAGCTCACAACATCAATCTCCAcgtgcatcactaatttactgactgacatatcagtctggatgtcacaccacttcctcaaactcaatctatccaaaacttagctcataatatttcctcccacacgtgccccttcccctgacttctctagcaagatcaatggcacaaccatccacccatccccacatgtcaggatgCTAGGTGTAATCTTGGACTCTTTAccctcctttcggccccacatccaatcacttttcaaAGCTTGCCGCTTCAACCTTCACAACTTCCTCAAAAtaagccccttcctaaccaatgataccacaaagctcctaatccaTTCCCTGGTTATTTCTCGCtgcaactactgcaactccttcctcattggcttacctttacataggctatctccccttcagtccatcatgaatacagTGCATCCccctcagttattaccttttgtatgtattgaaagctctaacaagcagggccctctgattcctcctgtattgaattgtattgttattgtATTTTCTGCCCTCTCGTTGcaaagagctgcacaaactgttggtgctatataaatcctgtattataataataataatatttaattccATGCCATTTTACAAGTGTCTTAAAGGCATTTTGGGGGAGATTTATCTCCCCCTTTGCATGCCATTTACACAGTTTTGTCAGTTCCCTAGTCATACATTTTAAAATCAGTGTAAAGCACATGTAAATTCTGTGCAAAATTCTTGTACATTATTctccattcattttattttttggttacaaATGATCGttattgcttttttgttttttcatagcaCAAAGTACAGTGAAGCATGTTAATGCAAAAAACAAACAGATGCATTAGATATATAATAAACGTTGATGGTACAGTCAATATggcatgtacagtactgtgcaaaagtttcagccaggtgtgaagaaatgctgtaaagtaaatgctttcaaaaatatattttgtttatttttatcaattttcaaaATGCAAAGAAAGCGaatagaagaaaaatctaaattaaatcaatatttggtgtgactacctttTTGGTTTAAactagcatcaattcttctaggtacacacactgcttgtgcacacagtttttgaaggcactcggcaggtaggttgctcTGTGGCTGTAGATTGCCTCAAATCCTTCtctctctttatgtaatcccagacagacatgatgatattgagatcaggttTCTGTGGgagtcaaaccatcacttccaggaatccttgttcttctttatgctgaagatagttcctaatgacaatggctgtatgtttggggtcgtcgtcctgctgcagaataaatttgaggccaatcacacGACTCCCCGGTGGATaactatctgcctgtatttctcagcattgattgACGCCATTGATCGGGCAACATTGAGGACCgtagacacatcatgcttacttcccctcaaaattggaagatgtccagcagtaccatcagcacagaactggcagagatcagtgggacccaggtacacccatctattgtagtcaatcagcttctaacttcagcttgcttaaccacttaagccccggaccatttggctggccaaagaccagagcactggttcggcactgcgtcactttaactgacaattgcgccgccgtgcgacgtggctcccaaacaaaattgacatcctttttttcccacaaatagagctttcttttagtggtatttgatctcctctgcggtttttattctttgcgctataaacaaaataatagcgacgattttgaaaaaaatgcattattttttactttttgctataataaatatcccccaaaaatatatataaaaaaaacccatttttttccctcagtttaggtcgatacgtattcttctacatatttttggtaaaaaaaaatcgcaaaaaagcgtttattgattggtttgcacaaaagttatagcgtttacaaaataggggatagttttatggcatttttattaataactttttttattagtaatggcggcgatcagagatttttatcgggactgcgacattatggcggacagatcgtacacttttggtgcgattttgagaccattcacatttatacaacaatcagtgcaattaaaaatgcattgattactgtgtaaatgtgactggcggtgaaggggttaaccactaggtggcgctgtaggggttaagtgtgtcctagggagtgattctaactgtgggtgggaggggctatgtgtgacatgacactgatcactgctcccgattacttgtttacatcagcatttccccgttcttcctctccgagatatgatcgcgggtatcccctcggacattgagtccgcgggacctgcgatcatgCTCATGAAGCTCCCGGCGCACGCCCGCAAGTTGCCTCTTAAAGGAAAacgcacaggtacgtgattctgcctgtacgtgcccttctgccgcagtatatctgcgtgaggcggttgggaagcggttaaggatggatgggttcacactagtgcgaattggatgtggtttcccaatttctcaattcgcatgacaggagattgtgaccggctctctatggagccggttcacatatgtccgcTGCGGAGAGGATTGCACtgaggtcctgtgtgtctttggctcagtttcagggatgaattcaggcaaaaatttggcctgaaacggagaacagggacacaccggacccctgctgtgaagccagatgtgaacccagcctaatagagctttgacaacaaaaagtggaagctgattggctaccatgcacagcttatGCAGATtatcttcagttttagtaaatcaacccctttgtgtaccTAGAAGAATGGATGCTGTTTGAAGCAAAAGtgtgatcacaccaaatattgatttgatttggatttctcttctgttcatttactttccattttgtcaattgataaaaataaactattaacacttctatttctgaaggcattcttaatttacagcattttttcacacctgcctaaaacttttgcatagtatTGTAGTCAGTTACAGTTAGTAATACAATGAGGAAATATGGAAACAAATGAAAATAGAGATGGTAATAACATATTTTAAAGCAGAAGAAGGAACAAGCATCCTAATTATCATGGACATTCTGGTAATGACTTGGGAGAAAGGGGCTGATTGTGAGTGCCAATGTAAAGCTATAACCTATTATGTGGCCCTGAATAATATATGTAGGAGTTTTTCAAGGGGGTGCAGTACAGAAGGgatttaaagagtatgtaaacccagcatttcatattcctgatatgtgcctgatgtaccatgtacttatatgaaaaagtatcctgttctgtttgtattgcttcctttgtgtgaaatccctggtgttcctgccagtccctctgctttccaattAACTGACCACACCaaacaggagaacacactgtggtcagttctctagctgtgctgggaactcagtgtgctcaacaatgatcagacttgtcctgacaccgaaaaaagaaaagggcgcaccagccttgtgcattatcccaagataatttattaataaaaaaattcagTAAAATACTACTCACAAACGTGATGAATAAAAAGCTTGTGAAGACCACTTGGATGTGGCAATCAATCATAGAAACGACAATCTCCAGAAAGCAGAGGAGGACTTCAgtaccactgctggctgacgcgtttcgaaggagtaccttcttcctcagagcctggactgaatgggttgttttacaaggtgatcgtttacaatcactttaaccacttgctgaccgctgcatgccaatgtacgtcccttttttggggacagatatcgttgttatggcagcagctagctgccataaccccggtatccccgttttcggacGGCTGCAAGATAAAAGTGGTCACTGCGGCGGATTTgcaggtggtgggagaggggccccccttttATCGGAGGTGGgaaaggggcccccctcccgccatgatccagtgccctccaccgcttaccggaaccgtcggcagcggcggaggcgatcgcatctgttgcctagctgtgcctgaagatgagtgaggggaagatggcgcccactcgtctccatgacactgcagggcggaagtggcctcaaaacgtcacttccgcccatacgtcctaaaggcacatttttttcaatgtcattttttttaaatgacttttttttttattgcattttagtgtaaatatgagatctgaggtctttttgaccccagatctcatatttaagaggacctgtcatgcttttttctattacaagggatgtttacatcccttgtaataggaataaaagtgaacttttttaaaaaaaacagtataaaaataaataaaattatgtaaaataaataatttttaaaacgcCCTGCcctgcatatgtgagtagcgcccgcatatgaaaacggtcaaaccacacatgtgaggtatcggcgcgatcattagagcgagagcaataattctagccctcgacctcctctgtaacgcaaagtttgacgccattccacgagcaggcgcaattttgaagcgtgacatgttgggtatcaatttactcggcctaacattatctttcacaatataaaaaaaaaattgggctaactttactgttgtcttatttttttattcaaaaaagtgaattttttccaaaaaaagtgcgcttgtaagaccgctgcgcaaatacggtgcgaaaaaaagtattgcaatgaccgccattttattctctagggtgttagaaaaaaaacaatatatataatgttttggggttctaagtaaattttctagcaaaaaaaactgttttaaacatgtaaacacctaaattccaaaatgaggctggtccttaagtggttaaagtacaatcTCCAGAGTATATTTTCTTCCCTGTAAAGTTGGCTACCCCAAAAGTAAGTATGTGAGACCTCAGTTATTAAGGGGTGGGGCCATTGAGGGTTCAAGCACCATCTAGTGTGTAGTTTAATGGCTGTTTCCTATACTTTTAGGGAACAGATGCACTTGTGCAGAAAATTGAGCATTATGTCCCCTTGTTGAGGGGAGAAGAGTTCTCCATAAACAGTTTCCCATTGGGTCATTGTGGGTGATTTTCCTGAGATGTGAAGGTGATTCAAGTAATCGTATAGTGTAGATATAATACCTTTACCATATGTATTCAGAGTGAGTGGGAAGGTGTGTGGGTGTGAGGAAGTATTGGTTGGTATAGTTGTGTTTGATTTGAATGTACCTGAATCTTTCTGTATATGGCATCTCCGGGTGTTTAAGTTTATCAAATGAGATAAAAGCAGAGCTGCTTTGAGGGTCTTTATGGCATGAGAGAAAGTTGAATCCACTAGGTGAAGTTGTTCCCAATATGTAATGCCAAACAAAAGCTGGATCATAGAATATGTCCATTGACGTCAGAATTTATTTTTATGGTGATGCCCAAGGGTTCTATGTAGAGCGTGTAAAGGAGCAGTGACAAGGAACAACTCTGTTGGTACCAGTATGATATTATCAGTGATTTGTTTGGTTGGGTCTGGTGATATTGGTGAGTCGACCTGAACTTCACATGTTCATCGGACAAGCAAGATGAAATGGACAGTTCGCCCACCTACCGAACTTGCAGTCCATGTATGTACGGTGGTCAGACCTTTGTAGCCTTGAGGTTTGTTAACATGGGTGCCTTTAGTGAATGGTTCAGCTTATGGGCAAATGGGAAGTGGAGAAGATACTATGAAGGAGAAATTAGGCTTTTGTCTAACGTAGGGATTTTTGTATTTTTCTGATAGAATGGTCTCTAATGTTAGTAGTTTCTgagtaattttttgggaaaatgtaGGAGAGTCGTTTTGAATGTGGGCTTTATATAGGATGTCCAGTTCCTGAGCTAAGGCACGGATCATTGATGATCAGTCCATATTTTTTGCTGCTGCAATAATAATTAAAAGTCCTCTGAGAACTGCTTTGTATTTTGTCCAGACACTTGAAATCGGAGTGTAATTTATGTTGTTGTTTATGAAGTAGTCTAAAGTATGACATAATGTTTAAATGGTAAAAGAGCCAACAAAGAGTAAGTAAAGAGTTGAAAGTAGATTATACGGTATATGGCTCTGTGCTCTATTACCACTTACATAAGGTATATATTTTACTGAGTGCTGTTAGAGTATTTTTTGATGCATTGCTCAAAATTGTGTTCTCTTTCAGAAATCTACGAACAGGAACTCATGGATTTGAGAAGGAGATTGACTTTGAAAAGTTTCTTATTATTATGTCCCATTTCCAACCTCTGGCTGAGAATGCTGATGAAGAGGCCATTAATACATGCCGTAAGAATAAATTACAATGTAGGTATTGCATTCAGTGATAATCAGAAAAGCTGTACGCGCCTATTGTGATTCATGATAGAATGTCATAGCAGGGCTATACAAAGTAACTACAGATATGTGCACAGCACACATGGTCAACGCTGCTGTCTTGCAGACCTTTTGTATTTATATTCAACCAATCCATGATCCATATGTGTTCTGGTTTCCTTCCACATAGCAATTACGTAGAGACAAGGTGGTCGCATCTTTCTAATGGGTTCTAAATAGTACTTGTGATTGATATGAATGGTTTAATGACTTTCTGGAAAGCACTGTAAAATGTGTCAAATTATATAAATGAGTGGTAATGAAGATAGTGTTAATCAGGGATTGACTACACTGTATGTCATCCTTGTCATGCGTGTTTTCTATTTTCTACCTTTAATCTTTTTAAACAGAACTAGTTATGCCTGGGCCTAAGCAAGCATCTTAACACTCTGTCTTTAATGATTAGAAAGGTGCTGACATTCCCAAATTAAGATCTATTTGGAAATCATTGCCTAGGACCCTGAGATTATTCACTAGTGATCATCAATCACTACACATATGTATGCAGAGTCCTGCATACCGTAGCCATCAAACATACAGCTGCAATGTGTAGCAATCACTAGTGATTAATCGAATGCATTTTAAGTAATCATTGTCATGTCAAGTAGCCCTATAGTTATTACTTTCCCCACAAGCATTTCCTGAACAACCCAGGAACTTGGTGGTTTCTCCCAAGACACAAAAGCCCCAAGACTCTTCTCCAGCATCCAGAAGGCCACAGGAATTGTTGCAATATCTGTAACTTCAACCAGCAGACTTAGTGCTATAATTCAGACCACAGGCACTGTTACTACAACTTGGACCACCGATCTCTAGTAAGGAATGCTGTGTAGAGATAGAATATGCATGGTGAGAACATGAAGCATCATCTCAGGAGAGACAGATATATCTTGAGACAGAACTTTGGAAGAGGCTGACAGAACAGGGAAAGAGAGTCTGTTAAAAACCTCAGAAGAGGCACACTTCTATAGGTAGAACTGAAGATGTAATATTCATTATAAAAGAAAGGAATAAAAGAAAGGAAATAATCTGCGCTAAGTGTACTCAACCTAAAAGTGCTAATTTACAGCTACACTCACTATATTGCACGTAACAATAcattatatacaaataaaaaaatgatgttgtGCTGTTAGTGTGCTTCAGATGTACGCAATACATTACAGTGCTTCTTCACCGCCAATAAAGGTTCAAGTGCATGAAAATGCAAAGAAAAAATTCAATTCATAAACATAAATGTCTGTAAGCAATTATATAcattaattgcaaaaaaaaagactccaaaagctctgtgcaaaaatgttaaaaaaaatagccaAAGTGCCAAAACCAATAATGAGTGACAACAaaattaaataatattaatatgtaaatagtcccAGATCTAATGCCAGTGATAGAAATGGTGCTGCACACGTGCTATTTTCTTATCCAAGTGATCACTTAATGTGCTCACACTTATGTGACAGATGGATTCTTATCGGACCCAAATGGTGGATGTATCCTCAGTACACTCTCCGGATCATGCAACGGGTCAGTTGTCATGCAACAACCATGGGCCAATAGAGTATAGAGAGAGAGACAAAAATCACTCATTGCGCAATAACCAAAACATACATACTTTATTAAAAACCGTATTATACTCACAAGAGAGAGAAAAACATCAGGCATTCAATGTATGCTGTCCTGCTCCCCAGCGGTGGTGCTGACGTCACTGTTATGTCCTCTGCTCGACATACGCTTTGTCGTGATGTAAAATGCCTCCATCCTCATTCATGATAAGGTTGTAGAGGTGATAGTATAGTTCATGGAAGATTGGAGAGGAGACTGTTTTAGTAGCCAGAACAGGAAAGAGTGTATTTTGGAGACGTGCAAATGCCAATGTTCACTGTGAGGAATGAGGGAAAAGGCATTTCAGGCAGTGAACCTATACCATAAAAAGATGTAAAATGTGTCAGATAGTAGTACAGAAGGTGAAAGGAGGAAGAGGGTAAGCAAAATTATAGCTAGGTTTGGTTTAGCTACCTCCTTGGTCTTGATGGAGGTCTGAAACACTCCTCATATGACAGCTGCATATTAGAAGCTTTTCAGTGATGTTTTTTTATTACAGTGTTCAATGTGGGAGTAGAAGAAAATCCCTTATATAAAGCTGCAATGTGGGATTATTTCTAGTGCATGTCAGGATATTGCATCATCCATCACTGGGTCCTGCATTAGCCTGTGCCCGTAGGTTCAGATATCGATCTGGAGTATCTTCAGTTTAAACGAACATTTAAAGCTAGAGCTACATGTATACTgtatttggtgatttttttttttttttttatattaaaagttTTTAAAGCATTTCTTTCTCTCAAATTTAAACTGATAACACACATAATAACATGATGAAAATGATGAGTAATTGTTCGTTTTATTTCTGGTAGTTCTTTTCAACATGTATGACGTGGATAATGATAGCATGATCACTCTGGAGGAATACAGAAATGTACGTATGTGTTCTTCACTTCTAGGTGGGGAAAAATTTCACTAGGCAATACTTGACTCGACATAACATAAACCAAATGTAATTCCAGAAAACGTTATCAACCCTTTTGGTAAACATGACAAAAACACATTGTTTTGTGGGTCATCATGACTCAGACAGTAGTAATTGGTCACATTTAACTGGACTTTTAACAATGTTAAAGACTGGATGCTTAGAAATGTTGAAgacaatggggagatttactaaaattggtgcacacagaatctggtgcagctgtgcataatcaGCTGTTATCTTCAGCATGTTCAGttgggctcctttcacacgggctgtccgatcaggtccacttgtcagtttttaaggtggacctgatcagaccgtCTGGTCCAGGAgcggccagtccataaggggcgcagcccTCCTAGCATACGGGGATGCATGCAGGGCGCAGACTCAGGTTTCtgtgagtgcttttttttttcaagccacatgattagagcttgaggctctaattggcttgaaaaaggttgggctcacttgtgacactagcgaatcaatattcgctattgtctttcagCTTCTCATCCCGGCCAATCGGGACAGGAGGCAGATTGggttggcctggaggagaagccgaggaagccagGGCGCTGCGACCATAGAGGTGTGAGTGCGTACCttggggggtttgtttgctgcccccctaaaaggtttagcaccagctgccactgaaacagtctcttctatggagcggcagatggaTGGATCGGGGGACTTGCCACCATACGATCTGATCTGATtctgtccgccaaaaacagatggatggcagtcctattccccatctgtccatcggatcggatGGCaatggatggaaatggacaggtggtccatttccatctgattgccccatagaggagagcaggactgtgtccgtCTCCACTCTGCATATCGAACCGACACAGACTTGTCATCCACCTGCTTGGCAGGGATCAGCAGGGAGATACCCCCTCTGAGCAAGCGAATTCTGCTTAGCGGAGGtgcccatgtgaaaagggccttaagctttgacaataaaacctagaagccgaatggttactatgcaaagcttcaccagattctgtgtacactaattttagtaaatctcccccaatgtttcACCACTAGAGTAGATTGCTTAGTCTAGATGAGTGCTGGAAAGATACCCCAGCATTTCCACCCAGTGGTGTCATGAAATGTGTCAAGGCAAATGTTAATTGTACAAGGTTTGACTGGTGGTAGAAAAAGTTGTGAAAATACCACAACATGATGCCAGGAAGTTTTGGACATCATTTAAATGGCTGAAAGTATGACTTGTCAAATCGGTGGGGTAAAGATGTAAAAATGGCATTCCATGATGGTTGTCTCAGTCTGATATACAGTAGATGGCCTCTTTTACACATCTTTGCCTGTTAACGCTTAACAGGTTTGAGGCATAAAGGAGAAAACTTTGGTTCTTTTGAGTGACTCATGTATCAATCATGAATATGCATTGGTGTTACACAGACACAGCATGATTCCTTTTAAATTCTATGGGACTTTAAACAGAGTAAGCTTAGATCAAATTTTGTTTGGGGCTGTCTGGTTTTGGATTTACATATATTGTAGTAATTCTAGCTTCAGAAATGGAGCTAAAATTGCAAAAGGAATACATTTAGAAATACTAACAGTCCAGTCACTAGAAATTACAACCAAggtatttttttaaactgtgcaCAGTATTTTTTGTTAACTTGACCTTTCTTTTTATATAGGTGGTAGAAGAATTACTATCAGGAAATCCTCATATTGAGAAGGAGACAGCAAGATCTATAGCAGATGGAGCAATGATGGAAGCAGCCAGTATATGTGTCGGACAAATGGTAAAATATTACAGAATGGTGATAGTCTTGAAAGCAAATTGTatgttttcttttaaatttatCAAGGCCCAAGGTATACTGATTGTATTGACAGCTCTAATGATACTTGCCATGACATAAAGTATGTTGTGATCATTGACAGGTAGCAGCGATCTTCGCCTAATATACAGATGAT
This window of the Aquarana catesbeiana isolate 2022-GZ linkage group LG01, ASM4218655v1, whole genome shotgun sequence genome carries:
- the TESC gene encoding calcineurin B homologous protein 3 isoform X1, with the protein product MVSAEQIEHLHKRFSYLCGDKGVLRKNDFEKVLDLEQNPIRDKIKNAFFDKRNLRTGTHGFEKEIDFEKFLIIMSHFQPLAENADEEAINTCRKNKLQFLFNMYDVDNDSMITLEEYRNVVEELLSGNPHIEKETARSIADGAMMEAASICVGQMAPDQIYEGITFDDFLKIWHSIAIETKMHVRFLNMDTIPSCH
- the TESC gene encoding calcineurin B homologous protein 3 isoform X2, which encodes MVSAEQIEHLHKRFSYLCGDKGVLRKNDFEKVLDLEQNPIRDKIKNAFFDKRNLRTGTHGFEKEIDFEKFLIIMSHFQPLAENADEEAINTCRKNKLQFLFNMYDVDNDSMITLEEYRNVVEELLSGNPHIEKETARSIADGAMMEAASICVGQMIWHSIAIETKMHVRFLNMDTIPSCH